One genomic window of Haloarcula pelagica includes the following:
- a CDS encoding APC family permease produces MSDGGFSLTEAISIALGGMIGGGIYAVLGVVTQITGAATWFAFVLAGIVALSAAYSYIGLNELVADQDGQGGGSVTFVQSFTGNSDIAGMVGWTLLVGYIGSMAMYAFAFGEFAVALPLVPAAVAGLPLRPIISALAVAGFVGLNLLGTRATGSTENVLVSVKVVILVALGIGGVLYAVTISTEPVQFGTDQFTTVSPIMAAAISFVAFQGWQLLFYDQESMDDPLDQIPTAIYIAIPVAVFIYVVVAVATFALAPLALQAHPHTALTEAASTIAGVVGLAAVGGVVLSVSALFSTGSAINATLFSAGYFAKGMLSDDLLPDRVGDSSVSGVPSRTLLLLGLVTVVFTIYGSLEAITSFASLAFIVVFGSMSALAFSRRDSDQIHPVPPAVGVVGTIGFFILMFYHLYVAERGTFYAVLLIAVAILAVEALYFERRVIEEKIPYIQPES; encoded by the coding sequence ATGAGTGACGGAGGCTTTAGCCTCACCGAGGCTATCTCGATAGCACTCGGTGGCATGATCGGTGGCGGTATCTACGCCGTCCTGGGCGTCGTGACACAGATTACGGGCGCAGCGACGTGGTTTGCGTTCGTTCTCGCCGGGATTGTCGCGCTGTCCGCGGCCTACTCGTATATCGGCCTCAACGAACTCGTTGCAGACCAAGACGGACAGGGCGGTGGCTCAGTGACGTTCGTCCAGTCGTTTACCGGAAACTCGGACATCGCCGGGATGGTCGGCTGGACGTTACTGGTCGGATACATCGGGTCGATGGCGATGTATGCGTTCGCCTTCGGGGAGTTCGCAGTGGCACTCCCCCTCGTTCCGGCCGCAGTGGCTGGCCTGCCGCTTCGACCGATTATCTCGGCCCTTGCTGTCGCGGGTTTCGTCGGGTTGAATCTGCTCGGTACACGTGCCACTGGCTCTACGGAGAACGTACTCGTCAGTGTCAAAGTCGTCATCTTGGTCGCTCTCGGCATCGGTGGCGTCCTCTATGCCGTCACTATCTCGACCGAGCCGGTGCAGTTCGGGACCGACCAGTTCACCACAGTGAGCCCGATTATGGCGGCGGCGATCTCCTTTGTCGCCTTTCAGGGATGGCAGTTGCTCTTCTACGATCAGGAGAGTATGGACGACCCCCTCGACCAGATTCCGACGGCCATCTACATCGCAATCCCTGTCGCCGTGTTCATCTACGTCGTCGTCGCGGTCGCGACGTTCGCGCTTGCCCCGCTGGCACTGCAGGCCCATCCCCATACGGCCCTGACCGAAGCCGCGTCGACTATCGCCGGCGTGGTCGGACTGGCCGCTGTTGGCGGCGTGGTGTTGTCCGTCTCCGCGCTCTTCTCAACTGGGTCAGCGATCAACGCGACCCTCTTCTCTGCGGGGTACTTCGCGAAGGGGATGCTATCGGACGACCTCCTGCCGGATCGCGTCGGTGATTCGAGCGTGAGCGGTGTGCCGAGCCGTACGTTGCTTTTGCTCGGTCTCGTGACGGTCGTGTTCACGATTTACGGGAGCCTCGAAGCGATAACCTCGTTTGCATCGCTTGCTTTCATCGTCGTTTTCGGTTCGATGAGTGCACTGGCATTCTCTCGTCGGGACTCGGATCAGATACACCCAGTTCCCCCCGCTGTTGGTGTCGTCGGTACTATCGGGTTCTTCATACTCATGTTCTATCACCTGTACGTAGCTGAGCGTGGGACATTCTACGCGGTACTGCTAATAGCTGTGGCAATTCTAGCAGTAGAAGCGCTCTACTTCGAACGACGTGTGATAGAGGAGAAAATCCCCTATATTCAGCCCGAATCGTAG
- a CDS encoding DUF106 domain-containing protein, with the protein MPDQRVASVLEDPAMREAITTVFERSDDGSESLQWRDVSDTLSSEEWGRLIRDGLLVSDGAGFSVANPDRVGEILRQTESAEATAEANDIDVEPWAWYDKAAGLATLFLFAGYWNTGIRDMIASFDDLLLAPVTDALPFFAVVIVLSVVTGLYSTMLQARLQDTETMRAYQERITELKERKEAAKERGDDDVVEDIQAEQMEAVGDQLGMFKLQFRPMVWIMLLTIPVFLWLRWKVRGGHLGPNETGLVVPIAGAVGWQEPLLGPMTTWIVWYFLCSMVARQIIQKALDIQLSHSPSN; encoded by the coding sequence ATGCCAGACCAACGGGTAGCCTCAGTGCTCGAGGACCCAGCGATGCGTGAAGCTATCACGACGGTGTTCGAGCGCAGTGACGACGGAAGCGAATCACTACAATGGCGGGACGTAAGCGATACGCTGTCCAGTGAAGAATGGGGGCGTCTCATCCGGGACGGGCTCCTCGTCAGTGACGGTGCTGGATTCAGCGTCGCTAATCCCGACAGGGTAGGGGAGATACTCCGACAGACTGAATCGGCCGAGGCAACTGCGGAGGCGAATGACATAGATGTCGAACCGTGGGCGTGGTACGACAAAGCGGCCGGACTGGCGACCCTCTTTCTCTTTGCCGGCTACTGGAACACTGGCATCAGAGATATGATCGCGTCGTTCGACGATCTACTTCTCGCGCCAGTCACTGACGCACTGCCGTTCTTCGCCGTCGTCATCGTACTCTCAGTCGTTACCGGACTGTATTCGACCATGTTGCAGGCTCGGCTGCAAGACACCGAGACAATGCGGGCGTATCAGGAGCGGATAACCGAATTGAAAGAACGCAAGGAAGCTGCCAAGGAACGCGGAGACGACGATGTGGTCGAAGACATCCAAGCAGAACAGATGGAAGCTGTCGGTGACCAACTCGGGATGTTCAAACTGCAATTCCGGCCGATGGTCTGGATAATGCTCCTTACTATCCCGGTGTTCCTCTGGCTCAGGTGGAAGGTCCGCGGTGGTCACCTCGGCCCCAATGAGACCGGGCTGGTCGTTCCCATCGCCGGTGCGGTCGGTTGGCAAGAGCCGCTGCTCGGACCTATGACGACCTGGATTGTCTGGTACTTTCTCTGTTCGATGGTAGCGCGTCAGATCATTCAGAAGGCGCTCGATATTCAGTTGTCCCACTCACCGTCCAATTAA